In the Solanum stenotomum isolate F172 unplaced genomic scaffold, ASM1918654v1 scaffold35048, whole genome shotgun sequence genome, one interval contains:
- the LOC125852416 gene encoding protein ACCELERATED CELL DEATH 6-like, protein MDPSMYNAAKKGSMEDGDFSLVDHLKREEENGYQVTPKGNTILHVAAHFGQRGFVGEVLKISPALLCYKNKQNETVLHIAANLGQSEVVSELLSIEGKETLVRMTDDIGDTALHKAIRSGHIDIVRMLVKVLLDPEHDFPANKAEETPLYLAAESGFHDALIEILNVCKEPTYVAGPSNRTPLHAAVIQEHTECVRSLWQWNKPLCEELDRWGWNSLHYAVKQGLKEIVSDMLGWKKSLAYLPAGSENDWTTTFHIAASEGDMLMLFELLNHCPDCWEMLNSNGQNALHVALLNGHEMFVSVFYGSGFCNSLVDEADNEGNTPLHLLAASGDHVPQIILDHPRAKKMAFNKQNQTPLDIALSRTWTIKKEKLVRDFCSINEQLGQCDFMVKRKAEPIGNIQQMKEDDDDKAKRVKIEIEKFIRSTQLHVVVATLIMTVTFAAGFTLPGGLDSNDGPNRGMAILLKRAAFRAFVISDVLAFSCSATAIFIYFFMADMDTDYHEQPKWDWFKIFRRSYNIASYLQLLAICAVVVAFVTGMYATLENSLALAVTVCVIGCVSLLMYFPIIIWV, encoded by the exons ATGGATCCAAGCATGTACAATGCTGCAAAGAAAGGGAGTATGGAAGATGGTGATTTTTCACTTGTTGATCATTTGAAAAGGGAGGAAGAAAATGGTTACCAAGTCACTCCAAAGGGAAATACAATCCTCCATGTGGCAGCTCACTTTGGCCAACGAGGTTTCGTGGGAGAAGTCCTTAAGATTAGCCCGGCGTTATTATGCTATAAGAATAAGCAAAATGAAACTGTGCTTCACATTGCAGCTAATTTAGGACAAAGTGAAGTGGTGAGTGAACTACTTAGCATAGAAGGAAAGGAGACACTTGTGAGGATGACTGATGACATTGGAGATACGGCCTTGCACAAGGCCATTAGAAGTGGACACATTGACATTGTCAGGATGTTGGTGAAAGTATTACTAGATCCTGAACACGACTTCCCAGCCAATAAGGCTGAGGAGACACCACTTTATTTGGCTGCAGAGTCTGGTTTTCATGATGCTTTGATTGAAATCTTGAACGTTTGCAAGGAACCAACTTATGTTGCAGGTCCATCCAATCGAACACCTCTACATGCAGCCGTAATTCAAGAACACACGG AATGCGTGAGATCACTATGGCAATGGAATAAACCTTTATGCGAAGAACTTGATAGATGGGGTTGGAATTCACTACACTATGCTGTTAAACAAGGATTGAAAGAAATAGTTTCCGATATGTTGGGATGGAAGAAATCTTTAGCCTACCTTCCGGCTGGCAGTGAAAATGACTGGACGACAACGTTTCACATTGCAGCTAGTGAAGGTGATATGTTGATGTTATTTGAGTTATTAAACCACTGCCCAGATTGTTGGGAAATGCTTAATAGCAATGGTCAAAATGCACTTCATGTTGCCTTATTGAATGGTCACGAAATGTTCGTCTCTGTCTTCTATGGGTCTGGATTTTGTAATAGCCTTGTTGATGAGGCAGATAATGAAGGCAATACTCCACTCCATTTGCTTGCTGCCTCTGGGGACCATGTGCCGCAAATAATATTAGACCATCCAAGAGCAAAGAAGATGGCatttaacaaacaaaatcagACTCCACTTGACATAGCATTGTCTCGCACATGGACAATAAAGAAG GAGAAATTGGTACGCGATTTTTGCAGCATAAATGAACAATTGGGACAATGTGACTTCATGGTAAAACGGAAAGCGGAACCAATCGGGAACATACAACAGATGAAGGAGGATGATGATGACAAAGCCAAAAGAGTCAAAATAGAAATCGAAAAATTTATAAGGTCAACTCAACTACATGTAGTTGTAGCTACTCTAATAATGACAGTCACGTTCGCAGCTGGTTTCACATTACCAGGAGGTTTAGACAGCAATGACGGTCCTAATAGAGGGATGGCGATTCTATTAAAGAGAGCAGCGTTCCGTGCATTTGTTATTTCAGATGTCCTGGCATTTTCATGTTCAGCTACTGCTATATTCATCTATTTCTTCATGGCAGATATGGATACAGACTACCATGAACAACCTAAATGGGACTGGTTCAAAATATTTCGGAGGAGCTATAATATAGCAAGTTATTTGCAACTTTTGGCAATTTGTGCAGTTGTAGTTGCATTTGTAACTGGTATGTATGCTACTTTAGAAAATTCACTTGCTCTTGCTGTTACTGTTTGTGTCATTGGTTGTGTCTCTTTGCTTATGTATTTTCCGATTATCATTTGGGTATAG